A genomic segment from Oncorhynchus clarkii lewisi isolate Uvic-CL-2024 chromosome 12, UVic_Ocla_1.0, whole genome shotgun sequence encodes:
- the LOC139421588 gene encoding monocarboxylate transporter 6-like isoform X2, with amino-acid sequence MTEGVELEARQNQSHRTQRTRQNHNQGDTVLLRRGSGGEGPQGPKGPEVRAEGSRGSKVGAEGSSGSEDVVETRTSQDWTGVNHSTVRRSTDSDSEEQEENEEENGSLQHHHLTGLPPHNGPTGEPGAGLSGNGYAQQVAPDGGWGWVVLVATILVLALTLAFPSCIGIFYTELQAEFSSSNTETSWVPAIMTAVLHAGGPLCSVLVERFGCRVTVMVGGVLSGLGMVVSALVRTITELYITSIIAGLGFCLSFQPSVTMMGHYFLRRRAFANAMSSTGTALGLSTLPLLANFLLGQFGWRGSFLVLGGLLLNCCVCGAVMRPLGAKHSGAQRTLTNKAAQGLSKQPIKGPLQQEKEGIKTRLRTAFSDLVVFLRRHMAFDLLVSNPRYRAYALGVTWMMLGFVVPLVYLVPYATANGMEQDRAALLMAVLGLVNIAVRPVAAVFFGLPRFRGSGCFVYVFAVALLVNGLSNSICGAAATFPVLLIYVVIFGLSMSVIGSLLFTVLMETVEMSRFPSALGLISMLESGTLLIGPPLAGMLVDSTGHYSYVFYACSVTVSSSGLFLIASFYYLDRQKKREEKKRAGPAAAAYQQKPAISLVPDCQYSHVPSTQGGKPAISLVPDCQYSHVPSTQGGKPAISLVPDCQYSHVPSTQGGKPAISLVPDCQYNHVPSTQRGKPAISLVPDCQYSHVPSTQGGRSADTVCVSNV; translated from the exons ATGACAGAGGGGGTGGAGTTGGAGGCCAGACAGAACCAGTCCCACAGGACCCAGAGGACCAGACAGAACCATAACCAGGGCGACACAGTCCTGCTGAGGaggggtagtggaggagaggGCCCCCAGGGGCCTAAGGGACCCGAGGTTAGGGCAGAGGGGTCCAGGGGTTCCAAAGTTGGAGCAGAGgggtccagtgggtcagaggatGTGGTAGAGACACGGACGTCTCAGGACTGGACCGGGGTGAACCACAGTACTGtgaggaggagcacagacagtgactcagaggagcaggaggaaaacGAGGAGGAGAATGGttccctccaacaccaccacctTACTGGGTTACCACCCCACAATGGCCCAACTGGAGAACCAGGGGCTGGGCTGTCTGGGAACGGGTATGCCCAACAGGTGGCCCCGGATGGGGGCTGGGGCTGGGTAGTCCTGGTGGCTACTATCCTGGTCCTGGCTCTAACGCTGGCCTTCCCTTCCTGTATTGGCATCTTTTACACGGAGCTACAGGCTGAGTTCAGCTCCAGCAACACAGAGACGTCCTGGGTGCCTGCTATCATGACTGCTGTGCTGCACGCTGGTG GTCCACTATGCAGTGTGCTCGTGGAACGCTTTGGTTGCCGGGTAACGGTGATGGTGGGAGGGGTTCTGAGTGGACTAGGCATGGTGGTCAGTGCCCTGGTCAGAACCATCACAGAACTCTACATCACCAGCATCATCGCAG ggttggggttctgcCTGTCCTTCCAGCCCTCTGTGACCATGATGGGCCACTACTTTTTGAGGCGGCGGGCATTTGCCAACGCCATGTCGTCCACCGGCACGGCCCTGGGCCTCAGCACCTTACCCCTGCTGGCCAACTTCCTGCTGGGCCAGTTTGGCTGGAGAGGCAGCTTCCTGGTCCTGGGAGGGCTGCTGCTGAACTGCTGCGTGTGTGGGGCTGTCATGAGGCCCCTGGGGGCCAAACACAGTGGAGCCCAGAGGACACTCACTAACAAGGCTGCCCAGGGGCTCAGCAAGCAACCAATCAAAGGTCCTCTCCAACAGGAGAAGGAGGGAATTAAGACAAGACTTAGGACAGCGTTCAGTGACCTTGTCGTGTTCCTACGGAGACACATGGCCTTTGACCTGTTGGTCAGTAACCCTCGTTACCGTGCCTACGCCCTGGGAGTGACGTGGATGATGTTGGGGTTTGTAGTTCCCCTGGTCTACCTGGTGCCCTATGCTACAGCCAATGGTATGGAACAGGACCGAGCCGCGCTACTGATGGCCGTACTGGGCCTGGTTAACATTGCTGTGAGACCCGTGGCGGCTGTCTTCTTCGGCCTGCCGCGCTTCAG ggGCAGTGGctgttttgtgtatgtgtttgcggTAGCCCTCCTGGTCAACGGGCTGAGTAACAGTATCTGTGGTGCGGCCGCCACCTTCCCCGTGCTCCTGATCTACGTGGTCATCTTTGGTCTGTCCATGTCTGTGATTGGCTCTCTGCTCTTCACGGTGCTGATGGAGACGGTGGAGATGAGCCGGTTCCCCTCTGCCCTGGGTCTCATCAGTATGTTAGAGAGTGGAACACTGCTGATTGGACCGCCGCTCGCAG GCATGTTGGTGGACAGTACAGGACACTACTCTTATGTGTTCTATGCCTGCAGTGTGActgtctcctcctctggcctCTTCCTCATCGCATCGTTCTACTATCTGGACAGACAGAAGAAaagggaagagaagaagagagcagGTCCTGCTGCTGCTGCGTACCAACAGAAGCCTGCTATCAGCCTAGTCCCTGACTGCCAGTACAGCCATGTTCCTTCTACACAGGGAGGGAAGCCTGCTATCAGCCTAGTCCCTGACTGCCAGTACAGCCATGTTCCTTCTACACAGGGAGGGAAGCCTGCTATCAGCCTAGTCCCTGACTGCCAGTACAGCCATGTTCCTTCTACACAGGGAGGGAAGCCTGCTATCAGCCTAGTCCCTGACTGCCAGTACAACCATGTTCCTTCTACACAGAGAGGGAAGCCTGCTATCAGCCTAGTCCCTGACTGCCAGTACAGCCATGTTCCTTCTACACAGGGAGGGAGATCAGCGGACACTGTTTGTGTCAGCAACGTGTGA
- the LOC139421588 gene encoding monocarboxylate transporter 6-like isoform X1: METNSQGTSDEKLYVKQPTGLYMEADLAEGPVHSQLGRMTEGVELEARQNQSHRTQRTRQNHNQGDTVLLRRGSGGEGPQGPKGPEVRAEGSRGSKVGAEGSSGSEDVVETRTSQDWTGVNHSTVRRSTDSDSEEQEENEEENGSLQHHHLTGLPPHNGPTGEPGAGLSGNGYAQQVAPDGGWGWVVLVATILVLALTLAFPSCIGIFYTELQAEFSSSNTETSWVPAIMTAVLHAGGPLCSVLVERFGCRVTVMVGGVLSGLGMVVSALVRTITELYITSIIAGLGFCLSFQPSVTMMGHYFLRRRAFANAMSSTGTALGLSTLPLLANFLLGQFGWRGSFLVLGGLLLNCCVCGAVMRPLGAKHSGAQRTLTNKAAQGLSKQPIKGPLQQEKEGIKTRLRTAFSDLVVFLRRHMAFDLLVSNPRYRAYALGVTWMMLGFVVPLVYLVPYATANGMEQDRAALLMAVLGLVNIAVRPVAAVFFGLPRFRGSGCFVYVFAVALLVNGLSNSICGAAATFPVLLIYVVIFGLSMSVIGSLLFTVLMETVEMSRFPSALGLISMLESGTLLIGPPLAGMLVDSTGHYSYVFYACSVTVSSSGLFLIASFYYLDRQKKREEKKRAGPAAAAYQQKPAISLVPDCQYSHVPSTQGGKPAISLVPDCQYSHVPSTQGGKPAISLVPDCQYSHVPSTQGGKPAISLVPDCQYNHVPSTQRGKPAISLVPDCQYSHVPSTQGGRSADTVCVSNV; encoded by the exons GAAGCTGATCTAGCAGAAGGCCCAGTCCACAGCCAGCTAGGCAGGATGACAGAGGGGGTGGAGTTGGAGGCCAGACAGAACCAGTCCCACAGGACCCAGAGGACCAGACAGAACCATAACCAGGGCGACACAGTCCTGCTGAGGaggggtagtggaggagaggGCCCCCAGGGGCCTAAGGGACCCGAGGTTAGGGCAGAGGGGTCCAGGGGTTCCAAAGTTGGAGCAGAGgggtccagtgggtcagaggatGTGGTAGAGACACGGACGTCTCAGGACTGGACCGGGGTGAACCACAGTACTGtgaggaggagcacagacagtgactcagaggagcaggaggaaaacGAGGAGGAGAATGGttccctccaacaccaccacctTACTGGGTTACCACCCCACAATGGCCCAACTGGAGAACCAGGGGCTGGGCTGTCTGGGAACGGGTATGCCCAACAGGTGGCCCCGGATGGGGGCTGGGGCTGGGTAGTCCTGGTGGCTACTATCCTGGTCCTGGCTCTAACGCTGGCCTTCCCTTCCTGTATTGGCATCTTTTACACGGAGCTACAGGCTGAGTTCAGCTCCAGCAACACAGAGACGTCCTGGGTGCCTGCTATCATGACTGCTGTGCTGCACGCTGGTG GTCCACTATGCAGTGTGCTCGTGGAACGCTTTGGTTGCCGGGTAACGGTGATGGTGGGAGGGGTTCTGAGTGGACTAGGCATGGTGGTCAGTGCCCTGGTCAGAACCATCACAGAACTCTACATCACCAGCATCATCGCAG ggttggggttctgcCTGTCCTTCCAGCCCTCTGTGACCATGATGGGCCACTACTTTTTGAGGCGGCGGGCATTTGCCAACGCCATGTCGTCCACCGGCACGGCCCTGGGCCTCAGCACCTTACCCCTGCTGGCCAACTTCCTGCTGGGCCAGTTTGGCTGGAGAGGCAGCTTCCTGGTCCTGGGAGGGCTGCTGCTGAACTGCTGCGTGTGTGGGGCTGTCATGAGGCCCCTGGGGGCCAAACACAGTGGAGCCCAGAGGACACTCACTAACAAGGCTGCCCAGGGGCTCAGCAAGCAACCAATCAAAGGTCCTCTCCAACAGGAGAAGGAGGGAATTAAGACAAGACTTAGGACAGCGTTCAGTGACCTTGTCGTGTTCCTACGGAGACACATGGCCTTTGACCTGTTGGTCAGTAACCCTCGTTACCGTGCCTACGCCCTGGGAGTGACGTGGATGATGTTGGGGTTTGTAGTTCCCCTGGTCTACCTGGTGCCCTATGCTACAGCCAATGGTATGGAACAGGACCGAGCCGCGCTACTGATGGCCGTACTGGGCCTGGTTAACATTGCTGTGAGACCCGTGGCGGCTGTCTTCTTCGGCCTGCCGCGCTTCAG ggGCAGTGGctgttttgtgtatgtgtttgcggTAGCCCTCCTGGTCAACGGGCTGAGTAACAGTATCTGTGGTGCGGCCGCCACCTTCCCCGTGCTCCTGATCTACGTGGTCATCTTTGGTCTGTCCATGTCTGTGATTGGCTCTCTGCTCTTCACGGTGCTGATGGAGACGGTGGAGATGAGCCGGTTCCCCTCTGCCCTGGGTCTCATCAGTATGTTAGAGAGTGGAACACTGCTGATTGGACCGCCGCTCGCAG GCATGTTGGTGGACAGTACAGGACACTACTCTTATGTGTTCTATGCCTGCAGTGTGActgtctcctcctctggcctCTTCCTCATCGCATCGTTCTACTATCTGGACAGACAGAAGAAaagggaagagaagaagagagcagGTCCTGCTGCTGCTGCGTACCAACAGAAGCCTGCTATCAGCCTAGTCCCTGACTGCCAGTACAGCCATGTTCCTTCTACACAGGGAGGGAAGCCTGCTATCAGCCTAGTCCCTGACTGCCAGTACAGCCATGTTCCTTCTACACAGGGAGGGAAGCCTGCTATCAGCCTAGTCCCTGACTGCCAGTACAGCCATGTTCCTTCTACACAGGGAGGGAAGCCTGCTATCAGCCTAGTCCCTGACTGCCAGTACAACCATGTTCCTTCTACACAGAGAGGGAAGCCTGCTATCAGCCTAGTCCCTGACTGCCAGTACAGCCATGTTCCTTCTACACAGGGAGGGAGATCAGCGGACACTGTTTGTGTCAGCAACGTGTGA